One region of Limisphaera ngatamarikiensis genomic DNA includes:
- a CDS encoding Crp/Fnr family transcriptional regulator, with protein sequence MSEPWQDLKQAAIVATLRMTRLFGGLPPEDLDAVAAITTAVPLEKGQYLFRQGEPARGFYIVQRGAICVHRITPAGKEQVICVFRPGETFAEAALVSPGGYPADARAVEPAQVLRVDKDGFLHLVGRRPELALRMLASMSLHLRTLVGQLEDLGLKDVETRLANWLLRRCPANTKEPVTIQLDVTKRVLAAELGTVSETLSRTLARFREQGLAIAKGRTITVPSPERLRQLLRARLGEPVEPPQAPTPSTCPARTGR encoded by the coding sequence ATGAGCGAACCGTGGCAAGATTTGAAACAGGCTGCCATCGTGGCAACGCTGCGCATGACGAGGTTGTTCGGCGGGCTGCCGCCGGAGGACCTCGATGCGGTGGCGGCCATCACCACGGCTGTCCCGCTGGAGAAAGGGCAGTACCTGTTTCGCCAGGGCGAGCCCGCTCGGGGCTTTTACATCGTGCAACGCGGCGCCATTTGCGTGCATCGGATCACACCGGCGGGCAAAGAGCAGGTCATCTGCGTGTTTCGGCCCGGCGAAACCTTTGCCGAGGCCGCCCTCGTTTCCCCGGGCGGTTACCCTGCCGACGCCCGGGCGGTCGAGCCGGCGCAGGTCCTGCGCGTGGACAAGGACGGTTTCCTTCATCTGGTGGGGCGGCGCCCGGAGCTGGCCCTGCGCATGCTCGCTTCCATGAGCCTGCACCTGCGCACCCTGGTGGGCCAACTGGAGGATCTCGGGCTCAAGGACGTGGAAACCCGCCTGGCCAACTGGTTGCTCAGGCGTTGCCCCGCCAACACGAAGGAACCCGTGACCATACAGCTCGACGTGACCAAACGGGTGTTGGCGGCTGAACTGGGCACCGTCAGCGAAACCCTCTCGCGCACGCTGGCCCGCTTCCGGGAACAGGGCCTGGCAATCGCCAAGGGCCGAACCATCACCGTCCCCTCCCCTGAAAGATTACGACAGCTGTTGCGAGCCCGCCTGGGTGAACCGGTCGAACCACCGCAGGCCCCGACTCCCTCCACCTGCCCTGCGCGCACCGGCCGCTAG
- a CDS encoding glutamine--tRNA ligase/YqeY domain fusion protein, whose protein sequence is MTKPTAESQNTVEAPPNDFIREIVRQHLAEGRYERVHTRFPPEPNGYLHIGHAKSICLNFGIAREFGGICNLRMDDTNPTKEDVEYVQAIHEDVRWLIQGWADHCLGLKPRGQTPQTTTVNGRTDYYLPPVVGRSDDDTLEPFFASDYFEQLYQFALQLIRKGKAYVCDLSPEETDRYRGAPDRPGRESPWRNRSIEENLDLFQRMRAGEFPDGSRTLRAKIDMASPNVWMRDPVLYRIRHAEHHHTGRAWCIYPTYDFAHCLSDYIEGITHSICTLEFEVHRPLYDWILENLDLPRPRPRQYEFARLNLSYTVMSKRKLLQLVREGHVRGWDDPRLPTLRGLRRRGVTPEAIRNFAYRIGITKYDGLTDMAVLEHAIRDDLNRRALRRLAVLHPLRLVITNYPEHQVEEVTAINNPEDPGAGTRSVPFCRELYIEQDDFMENPPPQFYRLRPGGEVRLKYAYIIRCDEVIKDEHGRIVELRCTADLESKAGGRNAQRKVKSAIHWVSARHAVPAECRLYDRLFTVPEPDLLEDWRTALNPHSLQILQAWCEPALASARPDERYQFERIGYFVLDPDSTPGRPVFNLTITLKDAWARERVKAGS, encoded by the coding sequence ATGACGAAACCGACAGCCGAGTCGCAGAACACCGTGGAGGCGCCGCCCAACGATTTCATCCGTGAAATCGTCCGCCAACACCTGGCCGAGGGACGGTACGAACGGGTCCATACCCGCTTCCCGCCCGAGCCCAACGGCTACCTCCACATCGGCCACGCCAAGAGCATCTGCCTCAACTTTGGCATCGCCCGGGAGTTCGGCGGCATCTGCAATCTCCGCATGGACGATACCAACCCCACCAAGGAGGACGTGGAATACGTCCAGGCCATCCACGAGGACGTGCGCTGGCTGATCCAGGGCTGGGCCGATCATTGCCTGGGCCTCAAACCGCGGGGCCAAACCCCGCAGACCACCACCGTCAACGGTCGGACCGATTATTACCTGCCACCCGTGGTGGGCCGATCCGACGACGACACCCTCGAACCCTTCTTTGCCTCCGACTACTTCGAGCAACTCTACCAGTTCGCCCTCCAGCTCATCCGCAAGGGCAAAGCCTACGTCTGCGACCTGTCGCCCGAGGAAACCGACCGGTACCGGGGCGCCCCCGACCGACCCGGCAGGGAAAGCCCCTGGCGCAATCGTTCCATCGAGGAAAACCTCGACCTCTTCCAGCGCATGCGGGCGGGCGAGTTCCCCGACGGTTCCCGCACCCTCCGCGCCAAAATCGACATGGCCTCACCCAACGTCTGGATGCGCGATCCGGTCCTGTACCGCATCCGCCACGCCGAACACCATCACACCGGCCGCGCCTGGTGCATCTACCCCACCTACGACTTCGCCCACTGCCTCAGCGATTACATCGAGGGCATCACCCACAGCATCTGCACCCTCGAATTCGAAGTGCACCGGCCCCTCTACGACTGGATCCTGGAAAACCTCGACCTCCCCCGGCCGCGACCGCGCCAGTACGAGTTCGCCCGCCTGAACCTCTCCTACACCGTCATGAGCAAGCGCAAGCTGCTCCAGCTCGTCCGCGAAGGCCACGTCCGCGGCTGGGACGACCCCCGCCTGCCCACCCTCCGCGGCCTCCGCCGCCGCGGCGTCACGCCCGAAGCCATCCGCAACTTCGCCTATCGCATCGGCATCACCAAATACGACGGACTTACCGACATGGCCGTGCTCGAGCACGCCATCCGGGATGACCTCAACCGCCGTGCCCTGCGGCGCCTGGCGGTGTTGCACCCCCTGCGCCTGGTCATCACCAACTACCCGGAACACCAGGTCGAGGAAGTCACCGCCATCAACAACCCGGAAGATCCCGGCGCCGGAACCCGGTCCGTGCCGTTCTGCCGCGAACTTTACATCGAACAGGACGATTTCATGGAAAACCCGCCGCCCCAGTTTTATCGCCTCCGCCCCGGCGGCGAGGTGCGGCTCAAATACGCCTACATCATCCGCTGCGACGAGGTCATCAAGGATGAGCACGGCCGCATCGTCGAACTGCGTTGCACGGCCGACCTGGAAAGCAAGGCCGGCGGCCGCAACGCCCAGCGCAAGGTCAAAAGCGCCATCCACTGGGTCAGCGCCCGACACGCCGTGCCCGCCGAGTGCCGCCTCTACGACCGGCTCTTCACCGTGCCGGAACCGGATCTCCTGGAGGACTGGCGCACCGCCCTGAATCCCCACTCGCTCCAGATCCTTCAGGCATGGTGCGAACCCGCCCTGGCGTCGGCCCGCCCGGACGAACGCTACCAGTTCGAACGCATCGGCTATTTCGTCCTCGACCCCGACAGCACCCCGGGTCGCCCGGTCTTCAACCTCACCATCACCCTGAAGGACGCCTGGGCCAGGGAGCGGGTCAAAGCGGGCTCATGA
- a CDS encoding Maf family protein, translated as MDQPLLILASGSPRRAELLQHAGYEFELVRPEVPEVEWDQLTPVELCQLNAHRKARTVAKHHPDAVVLGADTLVFLDREILAKPASLADAARMLRRLSGRTHQVVTGVSVMHLRAHRESLFAVTTDVRFRRLDDRQIERYLRVVNPLDKAGAYAIQERGEWIIEEVMGSLTNVVGLPLERVETELTRFGVHPRTSV; from the coding sequence ATGGACCAGCCGTTGTTGATACTGGCCTCCGGGTCACCGCGGCGGGCGGAATTGTTGCAGCATGCGGGGTATGAGTTTGAGTTGGTGCGGCCGGAGGTGCCGGAGGTGGAGTGGGACCAGTTGACGCCGGTGGAATTGTGTCAGTTGAACGCGCACCGCAAGGCGCGGACCGTGGCCAAGCATCATCCCGATGCGGTGGTGTTGGGCGCGGACACGTTGGTGTTTCTGGATCGGGAGATTCTGGCCAAGCCGGCCTCGCTGGCGGATGCAGCCCGGATGTTGCGCCGGTTGTCCGGCCGGACCCATCAGGTGGTGACCGGGGTGAGCGTCATGCATCTCCGGGCCCATCGGGAATCCCTGTTTGCGGTGACGACGGACGTGCGGTTTCGGCGCCTGGACGATCGGCAGATCGAGCGGTATCTGCGGGTGGTGAACCCTTTGGACAAGGCCGGTGCCTACGCGATCCAGGAGCGCGGGGAATGGATTATCGAGGAGGTGATGGGGTCGCTGACCAACGTGGTGGGGCTGCCGCTGGAGCGGGTGGAGACCGAGCTGACCCGGTTTGGTGTGCATCCGCGTACGTCGGTGTGA
- a CDS encoding glycoside hydrolase family 5 protein, with protein MTNTTVNRSCETRVDRTARDRLVPGILAWILAVSGVRAAADASQVEAVPVGAVWFATDFEGADLERGWQGELHWAADRSGGRCLAVRREETAGAGTTVVSRDLPVEPARGCLIRATAWVRAEGVTARPRPWNGIKFMLAVETPRGRLWPQAEVPVGSFDWRRVSFTTRIPSDATAVRLVLGLEEVAGRAWFDDLSLVVAAPRRRPPDGRPERPFRGHDLLRLRGVMVSPDIDPEGLRVLGEEWGANLVRWQLVRHATPGTRPPLETYDAWLETELRKLDAALPWCARYGLYVVVDLHSPPGGRAIAGGYVAANDGLFADPRAQAKLVEVWERIARRYRGVPTIWGFDLVNEPVEEYVAEGCADWPGLAERVGRAIHAVDPGRTLIVEPADWGGPSGFVDWVPLSLDRVVYSVHMYEPHRFTHQGVYGEDPPVPYPGEIQGERWDRARLERALQPVRQFQQTYGMHIYAGEFSAIRWAPEGSAHRYLRDVVGIFESWGWDWSYHAFREWHGWSVEHGEDRADTRPAAQPTERQRLLQEWFGRNQKPRW; from the coding sequence ATGACGAATACGACGGTCAACCGGAGTTGTGAGACGCGAGTGGATCGGACGGCGCGCGATCGGTTGGTGCCGGGAATTCTTGCGTGGATTTTGGCGGTTAGCGGGGTGCGGGCGGCGGCAGACGCATCGCAGGTTGAGGCGGTGCCGGTCGGGGCGGTCTGGTTTGCGACGGACTTCGAGGGGGCGGATTTGGAGCGCGGCTGGCAGGGGGAACTGCATTGGGCGGCTGATCGCTCGGGTGGACGTTGTCTGGCCGTCCGACGGGAGGAGACCGCAGGGGCGGGTACGACGGTCGTAAGCCGCGACCTGCCGGTGGAACCGGCCCGGGGATGTTTGATTCGCGCCACGGCATGGGTGCGGGCGGAGGGTGTGACGGCCAGGCCGCGGCCCTGGAACGGAATCAAGTTCATGTTGGCGGTTGAGACGCCAAGGGGGCGCCTTTGGCCGCAGGCCGAAGTGCCAGTGGGCAGTTTCGACTGGCGCCGGGTCTCGTTCACCACGCGCATTCCGTCGGACGCCACCGCGGTGCGGTTGGTCCTTGGTTTGGAAGAGGTGGCCGGTCGCGCGTGGTTCGACGACCTCAGCCTGGTGGTGGCGGCACCGCGGCGCAGGCCGCCGGATGGGCGCCCGGAGAGGCCCTTCCGCGGGCATGACCTGCTGCGGTTGCGGGGGGTAATGGTGAGTCCGGACATTGATCCGGAAGGGCTGCGGGTGCTGGGAGAGGAATGGGGCGCCAACCTGGTTCGCTGGCAGCTGGTCCGACATGCGACGCCGGGAACCCGACCGCCCCTGGAGACGTACGATGCCTGGCTCGAAACGGAGCTGCGGAAACTGGATGCGGCCCTGCCGTGGTGCGCGCGTTATGGGTTGTACGTGGTGGTGGATCTGCATTCTCCGCCGGGCGGCCGGGCGATTGCCGGGGGTTACGTGGCGGCCAACGATGGGCTTTTCGCAGATCCGCGCGCCCAGGCGAAGCTGGTGGAAGTGTGGGAGCGGATCGCCCGCAGGTATCGGGGGGTGCCGACGATCTGGGGGTTCGACCTGGTGAACGAGCCGGTGGAGGAGTATGTGGCCGAGGGCTGCGCGGACTGGCCGGGTCTGGCCGAGCGGGTGGGACGGGCCATCCACGCTGTGGATCCCGGACGCACGTTGATTGTGGAGCCGGCCGATTGGGGTGGACCGTCCGGGTTTGTGGATTGGGTGCCGCTGTCGTTGGACCGTGTGGTGTACAGCGTGCACATGTACGAACCTCACCGGTTCACGCATCAGGGCGTGTACGGCGAGGATCCGCCGGTGCCCTACCCCGGGGAGATCCAGGGCGAGCGGTGGGACCGGGCGCGTCTGGAACGTGCGTTGCAGCCGGTCCGACAGTTCCAGCAGACCTACGGCATGCACATTTACGCGGGGGAATTCAGTGCCATCCGATGGGCCCCGGAAGGGAGCGCCCACCGTTATTTGCGCGACGTGGTCGGGATTTTCGAATCTTGGGGCTGGGACTGGAGTTATCACGCCTTTCGCGAATGGCACGGTTGGAGCGTGGAGCATGGTGAGGATCGGGCGGACACGCGGCCCGCGGCGCAGCCGACGGAGCGTCAACGGCTGCTGCAGGAGTGGTTTGGCCGGAATCAGAAGCCGCGCTGGTAG
- a CDS encoding heavy metal translocating P-type ATPase — protein sequence MSQVESQPNVVGGPSAGGDGSVTVLAVTGMNCQGCVRKVTEALESVPGVRAVTVELAGGRAVVEWAAEADPAALVTRLERAGYKARPVSGAGDEPVGPVAQRWQWNLWVGVAATIPLVAGEWVLGLGMVRWFQWLALGLATVVQVFGGAPFYRGAWRQLRVRQANMDTLVALGSTTAYAYSVWVLVSGRGGHVYFMESAAILTLISLGHWLEARVGARASAALRALMELRPPVARRLRSGAGPGAAGSGSEDLVEEVVPVTRLQVGDCVVLRPGDRVPVDGEVIEGGSAVDESMLTGESEPVCKAPGARVFAGTLVLDGRLMVRVTATGNGTVLAEIIRAVQRAQQSRAEIQRLGDRVSSVFVPVVIGLALAAGLWWGFWPESARAVHDRVAGWLWPVAAPEGAAAGFIVAAAVLIVACPCAMGLATPAAIMAAANAAAARGILIRDGVALEKAGRITTVLFDKTGTLTEGRPTVLAAELLEGKAEDAWFWAGRVAERSLHPVSRGVAEFCRARGGLGGGGSGSVSLVEWREVRGSGVEARRADMTVAGTDAAPAVLRLGSLPWLEAAGVDVERARTFSETWAQQGATVIGWAEGSRLLALFALRDTLKRGADTVIGRLHRMGFRVGMITGDRVEVARVIAGQLGLDGAEVLAGVRPEEKAARIRALQARGDRVAFVGDGINDAPALEQADLGIAVARATDIARESADMILLRADLEAVPEALGLARASLRTIHQNLFWAFFYNAAAVPLAALGFLSPILCALAMGLSDLIVIGNALRLRRWRLAVR from the coding sequence ATGAGTCAGGTCGAGAGTCAACCAAATGTCGTGGGCGGTCCATCGGCAGGTGGGGATGGGTCCGTGACCGTTCTGGCGGTCACGGGCATGAACTGCCAGGGCTGCGTGCGGAAGGTGACCGAGGCGTTGGAATCGGTCCCCGGCGTGCGCGCGGTGACGGTGGAACTGGCGGGCGGGCGGGCGGTGGTGGAGTGGGCCGCAGAGGCGGACCCGGCGGCCCTGGTGACACGCCTGGAACGCGCGGGGTACAAAGCGCGGCCGGTTTCGGGCGCGGGTGACGAACCGGTCGGCCCGGTGGCGCAACGCTGGCAATGGAATTTGTGGGTGGGTGTGGCGGCCACGATTCCATTGGTGGCGGGTGAATGGGTTTTGGGGTTGGGGATGGTCCGATGGTTTCAGTGGCTGGCGTTGGGGTTGGCCACGGTGGTGCAGGTGTTTGGCGGGGCACCGTTTTATCGGGGGGCATGGCGGCAGCTGCGGGTCCGGCAGGCCAACATGGACACGCTGGTGGCGCTCGGTTCGACCACGGCGTATGCGTACAGCGTGTGGGTGTTGGTGAGTGGCCGGGGCGGGCACGTGTATTTCATGGAATCGGCGGCGATCCTCACGCTGATCAGTTTGGGGCATTGGCTGGAGGCGCGGGTCGGTGCCCGGGCCTCGGCGGCGTTGCGAGCGTTGATGGAGTTGCGGCCGCCGGTGGCGCGGCGGTTGCGGTCGGGGGCGGGGCCGGGCGCGGCCGGCTCGGGTTCGGAGGACCTTGTGGAAGAGGTGGTGCCGGTGACCCGGTTGCAGGTGGGCGATTGTGTGGTGTTGCGACCCGGCGACCGGGTGCCGGTGGACGGGGAGGTGATCGAGGGCGGCTCCGCCGTGGACGAGTCCATGCTGACGGGCGAGTCCGAGCCGGTGTGCAAGGCGCCGGGGGCGAGGGTTTTTGCAGGGACGTTGGTGCTGGATGGGCGCCTGATGGTGCGGGTGACGGCCACGGGCAACGGGACGGTGCTGGCGGAGATCATCCGGGCGGTACAACGGGCGCAGCAGAGCCGGGCCGAAATCCAGCGTCTGGGGGATCGGGTGAGCAGTGTGTTTGTGCCGGTGGTGATCGGTTTGGCGTTGGCGGCCGGTTTGTGGTGGGGGTTTTGGCCGGAATCGGCCCGTGCGGTGCACGATCGTGTGGCGGGTTGGTTGTGGCCGGTGGCCGCGCCCGAGGGTGCCGCTGCCGGGTTCATTGTGGCTGCGGCGGTGTTGATTGTGGCGTGTCCCTGTGCCATGGGGCTGGCGACCCCGGCGGCGATCATGGCTGCGGCCAACGCGGCGGCGGCACGGGGCATTTTGATCCGGGACGGTGTGGCTTTGGAAAAGGCGGGTCGAATCACCACGGTGTTGTTTGACAAGACCGGCACCCTGACCGAGGGACGGCCGACGGTGCTGGCGGCGGAGTTGTTGGAGGGGAAGGCGGAGGATGCCTGGTTTTGGGCGGGCCGGGTGGCCGAACGATCCCTGCATCCGGTCAGCCGCGGGGTGGCGGAGTTTTGTCGGGCCCGTGGAGGGTTGGGAGGGGGCGGGTCGGGTTCGGTTTCGCTGGTGGAATGGCGCGAGGTACGCGGTTCCGGGGTGGAGGCCCGCCGGGCGGACATGACGGTTGCCGGCACGGATGCGGCACCGGCGGTATTGCGACTGGGGTCGCTGCCGTGGTTGGAAGCCGCGGGGGTGGATGTGGAGCGGGCGCGGACGTTTTCGGAGACCTGGGCGCAGCAGGGTGCCACGGTGATCGGCTGGGCCGAAGGGTCGCGGTTGTTGGCGTTGTTTGCCCTGCGTGACACGCTGAAGCGCGGGGCGGACACGGTGATCGGGCGGCTGCATCGAATGGGGTTTCGTGTCGGGATGATCACCGGCGACCGGGTGGAGGTGGCCCGGGTGATTGCAGGGCAACTGGGGTTGGACGGTGCGGAGGTGCTGGCCGGGGTGCGGCCGGAGGAGAAGGCGGCGCGGATCCGCGCGTTGCAGGCGCGGGGCGACCGGGTGGCCTTTGTGGGGGACGGGATCAACGATGCGCCCGCGCTGGAACAGGCGGACCTGGGGATTGCGGTGGCGCGGGCCACGGACATCGCGCGCGAATCGGCGGATATGATCCTGTTGCGGGCGGATCTGGAAGCGGTGCCGGAAGCCCTGGGGCTGGCCCGGGCCAGCCTGCGGACGATTCATCAGAACCTGTTCTGGGCGTTTTTCTACAATGCCGCGGCGGTGCCGCTAGCGGCGCTGGGGTTTCTGAGCCCGATCCTGTGCGCGCTGGCGATGGGTTTGTCGGACCTGATCGTGATTGGCAATGCGTTGCGGCTGCGGCGCTGGCGGCTGGCGGTGCGGTGA
- the hemB gene encoding porphobilinogen synthase, translating into MDVSVLGQFPTRRMRRLRSSPVLRRMVAETILLPDHLIWPLFVRPGRKERRPVASMPGVCQLSVDEAVRETARAVEAGVPAVLLFGIPERKDEKASGAWSRNGIVQQAIRALKREYPNLWVITDVCLCEYMSHGHCGVVEHRRNTTRIANDPTLALLARTAVSHAEAGADMVAPSDMMDGRVAAIRAALDRAGFEDLPILSYAAKYASAFYGPFREAAESAPRFGDRRSYQMDPANAREAIREVALDIAEGADLVMVKPALAYLDILHQVKTTFGLPTAAYAVSAEYSMIKAAAAQGWIDERAVTLEALLAMRRAGADLIITYAAPDVARWLHQR; encoded by the coding sequence ATGGACGTGAGCGTGCTCGGTCAATTCCCAACACGGCGCATGCGGCGCCTCCGCTCCAGCCCCGTCCTGCGCCGCATGGTCGCGGAAACCATCCTGCTGCCCGATCATCTCATCTGGCCGTTGTTCGTCCGGCCGGGTCGAAAGGAACGCCGGCCCGTCGCCTCCATGCCCGGCGTTTGCCAGCTGTCCGTGGACGAAGCCGTCCGGGAAACGGCCCGGGCCGTTGAAGCCGGTGTTCCGGCCGTGCTCCTGTTCGGTATCCCGGAACGAAAAGACGAAAAGGCCAGCGGCGCATGGTCGCGCAACGGCATCGTCCAACAGGCCATCCGCGCCCTCAAACGCGAGTATCCCAACCTCTGGGTCATCACCGACGTCTGCCTCTGCGAGTACATGTCCCACGGACACTGCGGGGTGGTCGAACACCGGCGCAACACGACGAGAATCGCCAACGACCCCACCCTGGCCCTGCTGGCCCGCACCGCCGTCAGCCACGCCGAGGCCGGAGCCGACATGGTTGCACCCAGCGACATGATGGACGGGCGCGTCGCCGCCATCCGCGCGGCTCTGGACCGGGCCGGTTTCGAGGACCTCCCCATCCTCTCCTACGCCGCCAAGTACGCCTCGGCCTTTTATGGCCCCTTCCGCGAAGCCGCCGAATCGGCGCCCCGATTCGGCGACCGCCGCAGCTACCAAATGGACCCGGCCAACGCCCGCGAAGCCATCCGCGAAGTCGCCCTGGACATCGCCGAGGGCGCCGACCTGGTGATGGTCAAACCCGCCCTGGCCTACCTCGACATCCTCCACCAGGTCAAAACCACCTTCGGCCTGCCCACCGCCGCCTACGCCGTCAGCGCCGAATACTCCATGATCAAAGCCGCGGCTGCCCAGGGCTGGATTGACGAACGCGCCGTCACCCTCGAAGCACTCCTGGCCATGCGCCGCGCCGGTGCCGACCTCATCATCACCTACGCCGCGCCCGACGTGGCCCGCTGGCTTCATCAGCGCTGA
- a CDS encoding family 16 glycoside hydrolase, protein MLGWWMVCLGVLCCGLGFVRGAELAFDFGPTQVDRVPEGFRSLLAGGGAPGEWRVIWDEVPSELPPLSEKAPVVSRRTVLAQLSEDGTDERFPLLVYEPLVFGDFTFTTRFKTVRGQRERMAGVVFRLQDERNFYVVRASSLGNTFRFYKVLDGQRGPLIGPEVEVPSGVWHELTVECRGNQIRCLLNGRELIPPLTDPSFARGRIGFWTKSDSVSYFADARVVYTPLEPPAQRLVEEVLRRYPRVLDLRIYVPRREGSELVVVGARDRAALGEPGGSTEAKVLAEGRPYYVPRKDAAVVVAPLRDRNGDPVGVVRIWLERRPGQTAEAALARAQPILRQLQDQVKYRADLAE, encoded by the coding sequence ATGCTGGGCTGGTGGATGGTGTGTCTGGGTGTTTTGTGTTGCGGGCTCGGTTTCGTGAGGGGGGCCGAGCTGGCCTTCGATTTCGGTCCCACACAGGTGGACCGGGTACCGGAGGGATTTCGCAGTCTGCTGGCGGGTGGCGGGGCGCCGGGCGAATGGCGGGTGATCTGGGACGAGGTACCGTCCGAGCTGCCGCCCCTGTCGGAAAAGGCGCCTGTGGTGAGTCGGCGCACGGTGTTGGCGCAGTTGTCCGAAGACGGCACGGACGAGCGGTTCCCGCTGTTGGTGTATGAGCCGTTGGTGTTTGGAGATTTCACGTTCACGACGCGGTTCAAGACGGTGCGGGGGCAGCGGGAGCGGATGGCCGGGGTGGTGTTTCGGCTGCAGGATGAGCGGAATTTTTACGTGGTCCGCGCCAGTTCTTTAGGGAACACGTTTCGGTTTTACAAGGTTCTGGACGGGCAACGGGGTCCGCTGATCGGTCCGGAGGTGGAGGTTCCCTCGGGGGTGTGGCATGAACTGACGGTGGAGTGCCGGGGTAATCAGATCCGGTGCCTGCTCAACGGGCGCGAGTTGATTCCGCCGCTGACGGATCCCTCGTTTGCGCGGGGGCGGATCGGGTTTTGGACGAAGTCGGATTCCGTTTCGTATTTTGCGGATGCGCGCGTGGTTTACACGCCGCTGGAGCCGCCGGCGCAGAGGCTGGTGGAGGAGGTGCTGCGCCGATATCCGCGGGTTCTGGATTTGCGGATTTATGTGCCGCGTCGGGAGGGGTCGGAGCTGGTGGTGGTTGGCGCGCGGGATCGGGCTGCGCTGGGGGAACCGGGAGGGTCGACCGAGGCGAAGGTGCTGGCCGAGGGGCGGCCGTATTACGTGCCGCGGAAGGATGCGGCGGTGGTGGTGGCGCCGTTGCGGGATCGGAACGGGGATCCGGTGGGTGTGGTGCGGATCTGGTTGGAGCGGCGACCGGGGCAGACCGCGGAGGCGGCGTTGGCCCGGGCGCAACCGATTTTGCGTCAGTTACAGGATCAGGTGAAGTACCGGGCCGACCTGGCCGAGTGA